Proteins encoded together in one Candidatus Sulfotelmatobacter sp. window:
- a CDS encoding alpha/beta hydrolase-fold protein encodes MKEQGRNHVDRKLSESDGTPDKPATGVSGEFVTEAFEYGGGRLVTVYVPPEPPKAIVFAGDGQRIAKWGRLLEKADVPSTMIVGVHGLIDEMPRIHEYSPGFEPERFAAHEKFFVEDVRRWTELRFGVALPAERTAVFGVSAGGELALALGLRHPDLYGVVFCASPGGGYKPTGVMPSPLPRTYLVAGTQEPFFLENARRWADALRDAGADVVMNERAGSHGGAFWREEFPLMVAWAFGR; translated from the coding sequence ATGAAGGAGCAAGGACGCAATCACGTCGACCGCAAGCTCAGTGAGTCCGACGGAACGCCCGACAAGCCAGCGACCGGAGTCTCGGGAGAATTTGTCACCGAGGCGTTCGAATACGGCGGTGGAAGGCTTGTTACGGTGTACGTTCCGCCTGAGCCGCCGAAAGCAATTGTCTTCGCCGGCGACGGGCAGAGAATCGCGAAGTGGGGCAGGTTGCTCGAGAAGGCCGACGTACCGTCCACAATGATCGTCGGTGTACATGGGCTGATCGATGAGATGCCGCGGATCCATGAGTATTCACCGGGCTTTGAGCCGGAGCGGTTCGCGGCACATGAGAAGTTCTTCGTCGAAGACGTTCGCCGCTGGACGGAGTTGCGGTTTGGCGTAGCGCTGCCCGCTGAACGTACCGCAGTGTTCGGCGTGTCGGCGGGTGGAGAGCTGGCCCTCGCTCTTGGGCTTCGGCATCCAGATCTCTACGGTGTGGTCTTCTGCGCCTCGCCTGGCGGCGGTTACAAGCCGACTGGCGTTATGCCGAGTCCGCTTCCGCGCACCTACCTTGTCGCTGGCACGCAGGAGCCGTTCTTCCTCGAAAACGCAAGGAGGTGGGCGGACGCGCTGCGCGATGCAGGCGCGGATGTCGTCATGAACGAGCGAGCTGGTTCGCATGGTGGCGCATTTTGGCGAGAAGAGTTCCCGCTGATGGTGGCGTGGGCATTCGGACGATGA
- a CDS encoding carboxypeptidase-like regulatory domain-containing protein encodes MRKSWVIGAVLAMLAMSGMAMGQKDKDEEATSFIYFLVVKDDSGKPVRNAAVIMHPVNDKGKQSRGGMELKTDAEGKASFDGIPLGMLRVQVLAHGFQTFGEDYDVEKAKTEITVKLKRPQDQFTVYGEGAKDQNSPAKPDAPPPDPNKKPN; translated from the coding sequence ATGAGAAAGTCATGGGTTATTGGGGCAGTGCTGGCGATGCTTGCGATGTCGGGCATGGCCATGGGGCAAAAGGATAAGGACGAAGAGGCCACGTCGTTCATCTATTTTCTCGTGGTCAAGGATGACAGCGGGAAACCGGTGCGGAACGCCGCAGTCATCATGCATCCGGTGAACGACAAGGGCAAGCAGAGCCGCGGAGGCATGGAGTTGAAGACCGACGCGGAGGGAAAAGCGAGCTTTGACGGCATTCCCTTAGGCATGCTGCGAGTGCAGGTGCTGGCGCACGGATTTCAGACGTTCGGAGAAGATTACGACGTCGAGAAGGCCAAGACGGAGATCACGGTTAAGCTGAAGCGTCCCCAGGATCAGTTCACGGTGTATGGCGAGGGGGCGAAGGACCAGAATTCGCCGGCGAAGCCAGACGCACCTCCGCCGGATCCGAATAAAAAGCCCAATTAG
- a CDS encoding EVE domain-containing protein: MDYLLKTEPSTYSFADLQREKTTIWDGVSNPVALKNLRGMKPGERLVIYHTGDEKSAVGTATVVSVDASDAKKNPQVKIKVGKANAKPVTLAEAKANQLFAESPLARQGRLSVVPLNEAQFRFLTGE; the protein is encoded by the coding sequence ATGGATTACTTATTGAAAACGGAACCCTCGACGTATTCGTTTGCAGATTTGCAGCGCGAGAAGACCACGATTTGGGACGGCGTGTCGAACCCCGTAGCATTGAAGAATCTGCGGGGAATGAAGCCGGGTGAGCGGCTGGTGATTTATCACACGGGCGATGAGAAGAGCGCGGTGGGAACGGCGACGGTGGTTTCGGTCGATGCCTCGGATGCGAAGAAGAATCCGCAGGTAAAAATTAAAGTTGGCAAAGCCAATGCGAAGCCAGTGACGCTGGCGGAGGCAAAGGCGAATCAGTTGTTTGCTGAATCTCCGTTGGCGCGGCAGGGAAGGTTGAGCGTGGTGCCGCTGAACGAGGCGCAGTTTAGGTTTCTGACGGGGGAGTAA
- a CDS encoding DUF6249 domain-containing protein yields MIPKSPKQRLALVWKHPLSPELARNGTFRPNQPYVSMNAAIEALKPISASPAPSATEGRTTMDGITGLAAIVMIFGMPTAVLGMYTFYRVRKLRTEERLAAMQRGVAVPMEPDLSQAAHSRRAGILLIAGAVGFMLTFSIIARVEPDAQIVAAFGAIPFTLGLGYLLDSNLIRREARAS; encoded by the coding sequence GTGATCCCGAAAAGTCCCAAGCAGAGGCTTGCCCTTGTTTGGAAGCATCCGCTCTCGCCAGAGTTGGCCCGCAACGGAACTTTCCGGCCCAACCAACCGTATGTCTCCATGAACGCAGCCATCGAAGCGTTGAAACCCATCTCAGCATCTCCGGCGCCCAGCGCCACAGAAGGGAGAACTACCATGGACGGAATCACCGGTCTCGCAGCGATTGTCATGATTTTCGGTATGCCCACGGCTGTACTAGGAATGTACACCTTTTACCGCGTGCGCAAACTGCGCACGGAGGAACGTCTCGCGGCGATGCAGAGGGGAGTAGCCGTCCCCATGGAGCCCGATCTTTCCCAGGCCGCCCACTCCCGTCGCGCCGGAATCCTGCTGATCGCCGGCGCCGTCGGCTTCATGTTGACCTTCAGCATTATTGCCAGAGTCGAGCCCGACGCCCAAATCGTAGCCGCCTTCGGCGCCATCCCCTTCACCCTTGGCCTGGGATATTTGCTCGACTCAAACCTGATCCGCCGCGAAGCCCGCGCGTCGTAA
- a CDS encoding PHB depolymerase family esterase: MKIGKWNGNFSKAAVCLLLPLACASLGPLLCQSLWAQTTKEKIMVDDVERGYVIRLPKGYEAQQHYPVVILLHGLNQDADDIQRLTRFDELADKDGVITVYPFALHGRWNVGVRPTAQQRPMGMGPRRRGYGYPGGGGYPGGGGGYPGGGYPGSGGQRRGEEPNEQRQPTPTDDIGFFNQLLDEVGKKFSADPARIYVAGLSDGGFMSMRLGCALGDRFAAVAAVGAAMPKTMICVPTRPVPMLMINGTSDPVVRYDGGTEKNRSLSTISVEDSAKAWAKIDRCQEKPEKSKLPPKAKGGMETKVDTYNGCQQNAQVVLYSVKGAGNTWPGGEQYEAENTIGKTSQDLNANEVIWSFFATRKLPEAEKK, encoded by the coding sequence ATGAAAATTGGAAAGTGGAATGGAAATTTTTCGAAGGCAGCGGTCTGTCTGCTCCTACCTTTGGCCTGTGCATCGCTCGGTCCATTACTCTGTCAATCGCTCTGGGCGCAGACGACCAAGGAAAAAATCATGGTCGACGATGTGGAGCGCGGTTACGTGATCCGTCTGCCGAAGGGCTACGAAGCGCAGCAACATTATCCGGTAGTGATTCTGCTGCATGGCTTGAATCAGGATGCGGACGATATTCAGCGGCTGACGCGGTTCGATGAGCTGGCGGACAAGGATGGCGTGATTACGGTTTATCCCTTTGCGTTGCATGGGCGCTGGAATGTGGGAGTGCGGCCGACAGCGCAGCAGCGGCCGATGGGGATGGGACCGAGGCGCCGTGGTTATGGCTATCCTGGTGGCGGCGGTTACCCCGGGGGTGGTGGGGGTTATCCCGGCGGAGGGTATCCGGGCAGCGGGGGACAGCGCCGGGGCGAGGAACCGAACGAGCAGAGACAGCCGACGCCCACCGATGACATTGGATTCTTTAACCAACTGCTGGATGAGGTCGGCAAGAAGTTTTCGGCGGATCCGGCACGAATCTATGTAGCGGGATTGTCCGACGGCGGCTTCATGAGCATGCGGCTGGGATGCGCCTTGGGTGACCGTTTTGCCGCCGTGGCCGCTGTGGGTGCGGCGATGCCGAAGACCATGATTTGTGTGCCCACCCGACCGGTGCCGATGTTGATGATCAATGGCACATCGGACCCGGTGGTTCGCTATGACGGCGGCACGGAGAAGAATCGGAGCCTCTCCACGATTTCCGTGGAAGATAGCGCCAAGGCGTGGGCGAAGATTGACCGCTGCCAGGAGAAACCGGAAAAGAGCAAATTACCGCCGAAAGCAAAGGGTGGAATGGAAACCAAGGTGGACACCTACAACGGCTGCCAGCAGAATGCGCAAGTGGTGCTTTACAGCGTGAAGGGCGCGGGAAATACCTGGCCAGGCGGCGAGCAGTATGAGGCGGAGAACACGATCGGCAAGACCAGCCAGGATCTGAATGCCAACGAGGTGATCTGGAGTTTCTTTGCTACTCGGAAACTGCCGGAGGCGGAGAAGAAGTAG
- a CDS encoding PQQ-binding-like beta-propeller repeat protein, producing MNLSRLKIWACAASLIAASTLSAHAQGNGFNTPGNVLISDQYNNRLIEVNPDNHAVVWTFGDGSSVAGPHSVVGVNDAQRIGAITLIAGTGVPAGAEPTCPNGCPDNRVMLVNPKGIIVWQYGKAGVTGSGPDELNAPVQNTYLPNHHILITDQGNARVIEVTPDKQIVWQYGQTGVTGAGPDQLNNPNSAELLGNGNILIADESNNRVIEVNRKKQIVWKYGCASCSELNAAAFASRLPDGSTLITDGGNNRILDVDSSGKILWTYYTNARSGSVSNPAPSRAVQLKNGNILISDQNNMQVIEIDSAQNIVWSQGIIAVAGNGFNMLNGPYDAKVIGDYTGLTPPVLRGRER from the coding sequence ATGAATTTGTCTCGCCTGAAAATCTGGGCCTGTGCAGCTTCGCTCATCGCCGCCAGCACGCTCTCGGCCCACGCCCAGGGAAACGGCTTCAACACTCCCGGAAATGTTCTCATCTCCGACCAGTACAACAATCGCCTGATCGAAGTGAATCCCGATAATCACGCTGTGGTCTGGACCTTCGGGGACGGTTCCAGTGTCGCCGGACCTCACTCGGTCGTCGGCGTAAACGACGCGCAACGCATTGGCGCGATCACGCTGATTGCCGGCACCGGCGTTCCCGCAGGCGCCGAGCCCACGTGCCCTAACGGATGTCCCGACAACCGCGTGATGCTGGTAAATCCCAAAGGAATCATCGTCTGGCAATACGGCAAGGCGGGCGTCACCGGCTCTGGCCCGGATGAGCTCAACGCACCGGTGCAGAATACCTATCTCCCTAACCATCACATCCTGATCACCGATCAGGGCAACGCGCGCGTTATCGAAGTAACTCCGGACAAGCAAATTGTCTGGCAGTACGGCCAGACGGGCGTAACCGGAGCCGGACCCGATCAGCTCAATAATCCCAACAGCGCCGAGTTGCTCGGCAACGGGAACATCCTGATCGCCGACGAAAGCAACAACCGCGTCATCGAGGTGAATCGCAAGAAGCAGATTGTTTGGAAGTATGGCTGCGCCAGTTGCAGCGAACTCAATGCCGCGGCCTTCGCCAGTCGCCTGCCCGATGGCAGCACGCTCATCACCGATGGCGGCAACAACCGCATCCTCGACGTAGATTCCAGCGGCAAGATTCTCTGGACCTATTACACGAATGCGCGCTCCGGCAGCGTCTCCAATCCCGCTCCGAGCCGGGCGGTGCAACTGAAGAATGGCAACATCCTGATCAGCGACCAGAACAACATGCAAGTCATTGAAATCGACTCCGCTCAGAACATCGTCTGGAGTCAGGGAATCATTGCAGTCGCAGGCAATGGATTCAACATGCTGAACGGCCCCTACGACGCAAAAGTGATCGGCGACTATACCGGCTTGACGCCGCCCGTGCTTCGCGGACGCGAACGGTAG
- a CDS encoding AMP-binding protein, whose amino-acid sequence MLRTQLYADPHDLFLHELVLESCRRNAPKTALVDSSCARRLTYAEYGELVESVARSLVHLGVRPGDVIAIFLANSWEFCVTFHAAQLAGAIPTLLNPTYREREVRYQLENSGAILLITDGCFIQGINLADLPKLQRVYTTRQGAPGAEPFANLLRPTTAAFSKPGQPSDITLAALPYSSGTTGLPKGVMLSHYNLVANVYQFVGPNASHLNGNDHILCCLPLYHIYGLNVILNPALILGATLVLVPRFSVPLLTKILIDEAITMMPLVPPAMNALCQAAEAAEFPRDHKVRWAKSGAAPLAPELARRFTALTGILVCQGYGMTEASPVTHVGFLEPELYHPDSIGHPLAETDCRVLTQADIDLSDTPDDLIEAASGQPGELVMRGPQFMLGYWNEPQATAAVLRDGWYWSGDVVTRDLKGFYRVVDRCKEMIKYKGFAVAPAEVEAVLLEHPAVKECGVIGRPDNAAGEVPMAFVALRHGFVEQQKLKDELCAFVADRLAHYKQPREVRFVDSVPKTASGKILRRELRKSIG is encoded by the coding sequence ATGTTGCGCACTCAACTTTACGCCGACCCCCACGATCTTTTTCTCCACGAGCTCGTGCTCGAATCCTGCCGTCGCAATGCGCCAAAGACCGCGCTGGTGGACAGCTCCTGCGCCCGCCGTCTCACCTACGCCGAATACGGAGAGCTCGTCGAGTCCGTAGCGCGCTCCCTGGTTCATCTCGGAGTCAGACCCGGCGACGTAATCGCCATCTTCCTGGCGAACTCGTGGGAGTTCTGTGTAACTTTTCATGCCGCGCAGCTTGCCGGAGCCATTCCCACGCTCCTCAATCCTACTTACCGCGAGCGCGAAGTCCGCTATCAGTTGGAAAACTCCGGCGCAATTCTGCTGATCACCGACGGTTGCTTCATCCAAGGCATCAATCTGGCGGACCTGCCGAAACTCCAACGTGTTTACACCACGCGCCAGGGCGCGCCAGGCGCCGAGCCTTTCGCCAATCTGCTCCGCCCCACGACGGCTGCATTCAGCAAGCCCGGTCAGCCCTCCGATATCACTCTCGCGGCGCTTCCCTACTCCAGCGGCACTACTGGTCTGCCCAAAGGAGTCATGCTCTCGCATTACAATCTTGTGGCCAACGTCTATCAATTCGTCGGACCGAATGCTTCGCATCTCAACGGCAACGACCACATCCTCTGCTGCCTTCCGCTTTACCACATCTACGGGCTGAATGTGATTCTGAATCCTGCGCTGATCCTTGGCGCGACACTCGTCCTCGTGCCGCGCTTCAGCGTGCCGTTGCTCACCAAAATTCTGATTGACGAAGCCATCACGATGATGCCTCTCGTCCCGCCTGCGATGAATGCTCTATGCCAGGCCGCCGAAGCCGCGGAGTTTCCTCGCGATCACAAAGTCCGCTGGGCCAAATCCGGAGCCGCACCTCTTGCTCCCGAACTCGCCCGCCGCTTCACTGCGCTCACCGGTATTCTCGTGTGTCAGGGGTACGGCATGACCGAAGCCTCGCCCGTCACCCACGTCGGCTTCCTCGAACCCGAGCTTTATCATCCCGACTCCATCGGTCATCCTCTCGCCGAAACCGATTGCCGCGTGCTCACTCAGGCCGATATCGATCTCTCCGACACGCCCGACGATCTTATCGAGGCTGCCTCCGGCCAGCCCGGCGAACTCGTGATGCGCGGACCGCAATTCATGCTCGGCTACTGGAACGAGCCGCAAGCCACTGCCGCGGTTTTGCGCGACGGATGGTATTGGTCCGGCGATGTCGTTACGCGCGACCTGAAAGGCTTCTACCGCGTCGTCGACCGCTGTAAAGAAATGATCAAGTACAAGGGTTTCGCCGTGGCTCCCGCCGAGGTCGAGGCCGTTTTGCTCGAGCATCCGGCGGTAAAAGAATGCGGCGTAATTGGCCGCCCTGATAATGCCGCCGGAGAAGTCCCTATGGCCTTCGTCGCGCTACGCCACGGCTTTGTCGAACAACAGAAGCTGAAAGACGAACTCTGCGCCTTCGTCGCCGACCGCCTCGCGCATTACAAGCAACCGCGCGAAGTGCGGTTTGTCGATTCTGTTCCCAAGACCGCATCGGGAAAAATCCTCCGCCGTGAATTGCGAAAGTCCATCGGTTGA
- a CDS encoding glutaredoxin family protein, which produces MSDSRTVVVYSRKGCHLCEVVKESLSKLSRRGGFTWQEIDVDADHDLRRQYTDEVPVIFIDGRKAFKYHMDEQEFLRRLAS; this is translated from the coding sequence ATGTCCGACTCCCGCACCGTCGTGGTTTACTCCCGCAAGGGATGTCATCTGTGCGAAGTCGTAAAAGAAAGTCTATCCAAGCTCTCGCGCCGCGGCGGCTTCACCTGGCAGGAAATCGACGTCGACGCGGACCATGACCTCCGCCGCCAATACACCGACGAAGTCCCTGTTATTTTTATCGATGGCCGTAAAGCCTTCAAGTATCACATGGATGAGCAGGAGTTCCTGCGCCGACTGGCAAGTTGA
- a CDS encoding SDR family oxidoreductase has translation MLEESGKPLRGKTALITGAAKRLGRASALALARAGADVAITFNHSAREARETVVDLAGCGVRAFALRCDITDEASVRSMIREAGRELGRIDILVNNAANYETVEFEKLTVRQWDAMFASNTRGPFLVSREALKWMRRKRGKKAEHTEVPVEGKIINMGSLGGLRPWATHAHYCSSKAALHMLTKVMAKALAPEIAVNAVAPGMIDLGEKAAAAFMRRMAKETPMQRNGRGDEIAQAVLFFATAPQFITGQILAVDGGIGL, from the coding sequence ATGCTAGAAGAATCGGGAAAACCGCTTCGGGGGAAGACCGCGCTGATTACAGGGGCGGCCAAGCGACTGGGACGGGCGTCGGCGCTGGCGCTCGCGCGGGCGGGGGCGGATGTAGCCATTACTTTCAACCACTCGGCGCGCGAGGCGCGGGAGACTGTGGTGGATTTGGCGGGGTGCGGGGTGCGGGCGTTCGCGCTGCGCTGCGATATAACCGATGAGGCCAGCGTTCGGTCGATGATCCGGGAGGCGGGCCGCGAATTGGGACGCATCGATATTCTGGTCAACAATGCCGCGAACTACGAGACTGTGGAGTTCGAGAAGTTGACGGTGCGGCAATGGGACGCCATGTTCGCGTCGAATACCCGGGGGCCGTTTCTGGTATCGCGGGAAGCGCTGAAGTGGATGCGGCGGAAGCGGGGAAAGAAGGCGGAGCACACCGAAGTGCCGGTCGAAGGAAAGATCATTAACATGGGATCGCTGGGCGGGCTGCGGCCGTGGGCTACGCATGCGCACTATTGTTCGTCGAAAGCGGCGCTGCACATGCTAACAAAAGTTATGGCGAAAGCGCTGGCGCCGGAGATTGCGGTGAACGCCGTGGCTCCGGGGATGATCGACTTGGGTGAGAAGGCCGCGGCGGCTTTCATGCGTCGCATGGCCAAGGAGACGCCGATGCAGCGCAATGGTCGCGGCGATGAGATCGCGCAGGCGGTCCTGTTCTTCGCTACAGCGCCGCAGTTTATTACCGGGCAGATTCTGGCTGTCGACGGGGGAATCGGGCTGTGA